CAGGGATAAGACTATAAATTACGCCACGCCGAAATGCATACGCAGCAAAAGGTAAAATAAATAATACTAACCAAGGTCCCATTTCTTGCCATTGATCGCCAACTTCTTGCTGGTCTTCATCTAATTTTACGTCTTCAACGCCACTGAGCAACTTGACTAAGGTTTGAATATCACTGTCGTCGGCTGTCATATCCATGTAGTAGCCACCCGACAAGCTACTGATTTTTTGTAGTAAGCGTGCGTCTAATTTAGGGATGACAATCGCCCCAGTATGATCTTTTAGTAAGTCGCCGTTGGCCATTTTTATGGGAGCGCCGTTGGCAGTGCCTATGCCTAAGGTTAATAAACGATAGGGGTTTTGTTGCACAAACTCGCCGAGCTCAGACATATCACTTGTGCGAATGCCGTCGGTAATCCAAACAATATCGCCTTTGGCGTAACCGGCATCTTGTAATAACTTAACCGCGTGCTCTAAGCCGACAATGGGCGTGCTACCTTGCACTGGCATGATCTCCGGACTTAAGCTTGGTATTAAAGTCAGTAGGTTATTGTTATCTGGTGTTAATGGACTGATGGTAAATGCATCTCCTGCATACACGACTAAACCTAAATCACCTTCTGTAATTTGGTCTATGAGTTCCATTACTTTAAAGCGAGCTCGGCTAAGGCGGTCGGGCTTAATGTCGGTTGAGCGCATTGACATTGACATGTCTAATAAAACAATTTTGCCTGCTTGAGCTTGAAATACGGGTTGCGGTAGGCGTTGCCATGTTGGACCTGCTAAGGCAATGGTCACAATTATCCAGACAAAAGCAATTAACCAACGTGGGATCGCCTGCTGACTGGCCTTTTTATCTAAGACGTGGCGCAGTAAGTGATTCGGAATAACCCCTTGCCAGCCTGAGCGTGCAATACTGACTCGTTTAAGTTGCCAAGCCAATACCATTAATGGGATCAAGGTTAGCAACCACCATGGACGAATAAAATGAAATTCAGCCATTATTGCACTCCTTTATCTATTACCGAACTAGCAGGATTGTTAGTTGATGCTTTAGCATTAGGCTTTTGCCAAGGCCAGCTAAGCGTTGTGCTGATGGCACTTAAAACCGGCAGTAAACTTAGTAGCAATGCTAGCCCTAACGGCCAATAGAATAACGCGGTGAGTGGGCGCATTTGTACTTCTTCGGCGGCAATAGGCTCCAACTCGTCTAGCACTTCGTATATTTTTTCTAGCTGGCCAGTACTTTTCGCTCGAAAATATTGGCCACCGGTTTCTTTAGCCAATTGTTGTAATAAACCTTCATCTAAATCGGCATCGGCGCGTTGCGTGCCAAAACCAAAAAAGCCGCGTGATAGCACCTGGTCAGATGCGACACCTATGGTGTAAATTTTGATCCCTTCTGCTTTGGCTAATTCTAACGCTTCTGCGGGTTCTAAATTACCCGCGGTATTTTGACCATCAGTAAGTAAAACCAGAATACGGTTAGATTCATCTTGCA
This genomic window from Saccharobesus litoralis contains:
- a CDS encoding VWA domain-containing protein gives rise to the protein MAEFHFIRPWWLLTLIPLMVLAWQLKRVSIARSGWQGVIPNHLLRHVLDKKASQQAIPRWLIAFVWIIVTIALAGPTWQRLPQPVFQAQAGKIVLLDMSMSMRSTDIKPDRLSRARFKVMELIDQITEGDLGLVVYAGDAFTISPLTPDNNNLLTLIPSLSPEIMPVQGSTPIVGLEHAVKLLQDAGYAKGDIVWITDGIRTSDMSELGEFVQQNPYRLLTLGIGTANGAPIKMANGDLLKDHTGAIVIPKLDARLLQKISSLSGGYYMDMTADDSDIQTLVKLLSGVEDVKLDEDQQEVGDQWQEMGPWLVLFILPFAAYAFRRGVIYSLIPVLLILQPASEVMANQTPTTAPAAIPNEETGGERNEDSEGNQPPATVETSWWNDLWQTRDQQGQQAFANQDYSSAAQLFEDAKWQAASQFKQGNYEAAAQTLADYKDPDSLYNKGNALANLGKLDEAIQAYDEALQQRPDFQQAKDNKALAEQLKQQQKQQQQNGENQEQNGEQDQQNSDQQEGQQNGQQDQQQNSEQQDGQQSQNQQAQNDQQQGEQQDSQSNEDSAEQSEQEQQAQQSAGEESEEEQSEEQQAQQAQEESAEEQNAEQQAQARELTEEERANQEQQQVIQKLLNKVEDDPAFLLRRKMQLEARQRKRFQPPTGANQSW